TCTACGGTCAGCACACGACCCAGAGACCTCAAGCAGCCAAGCGAGTTCCCAAGACAAGTAGCGTAGACAATATTCAGTGATGAAGTACAACTTTCGACCACAATGGAGACAATGGAACATCCAGTAAGGTTACAGTCTAGCATGTGGAAGATGCGGCAAATTTCACAAATTCTATTTATGCAATTCAATTAATCAGAGATGCTATTCGTGAGGAAAATTCGGACATTATTCTAGTAAGTGTTTTTTCGAAAGTAGCTAAGAACATACAAAGTGAATCAGTTAGTGTGAAATCTAGAAAACAAAAGGAGCGTGATATAGCTAGAATCAGCAGTTATATTGAGCGCAAAAATATTATCCGAGCCTTACCTTTCTCGGGTATGAGAAATTCAGCCTTCATTCAACATTTAGACATTGCAAGTGTgctaaaaacaaaactaaatggTGTTAAGTCAAAATTATCGGAGGAAAAACGGAAAAATTTAGAACAGCAACAATACATTCAGGACTTAAAATCTAAATTGAACCATCTAGAGAGTGTTAAATCTGAGAGAGATCAGTGTAAACAAGAGATTGAAAACATTCGTGAACAGAAAGAAGAAAGTGCTCCGCTTATAGACGTACATGAATATGTACAGCAAATTCAGAAATTGCAACACAGTTTAGAGGAAGAAAAGAAGTGCGTTAAACTGGTACATGAACTGTTTGCATTACGTTGCAGTGAATTTTCAGACGAGAAACAAAGtttggaaaataaaaaacaagCATTGGAAAAAGAAATGGCAGTCCTATGTTCAAAGGTAAATTTTCAAGCGGATTCGATTTCTAAATTGACTTTTCAACTTCAGGACCTTAATCACGAACTCCATCTTGTATCCTGTCAAAACCAACAGCGACCCAATCATAACAGACACTATAACAACAGAAGAGGCGGTCGATTTAGATAGTTCTAAGTCCGAGGACGGACTTAATTGGGAGGAGAGGCATATGTGACtaatcagattatcatttaatatgtattcttcaagttctaaaaatagtttaaattaatctttgtcagtgaacaatattactcaaattaattgttatttgttatgtctatacttgtcaattcaattgtgtataaatacttgtttttataagcaagatttggactcaggactttacattgaacacagtccatctgtaataaaagtattagtatttcatgctgaattattggtttatGCATCGCTAGTTCCAGAGTCTCCGTGGTTCGTTTTCACCAGAGTTTCAGAATTCAGAGTTCTCATTGCTATTCAGAGCAATCGTTcgttgtgtgatcaggtgcatcaCACAGTTTCAGTAACAAGAGGCCATTCAGTCAGGCTCTTGTTAAACAACCTCACAAGTCACCCAGTTTCCCCGGTGACAATGTCATCACCGTTTATGACATACACTTAGTATGCCTTGATCATCTTTCGTTTATTGCGAAACGTCCATCTGTTGTAATTAAAGTTCCTTTGCTGTTATTACTTACATTTGAACCAGGCATCTGTaattctccgagggtatcaccagacccGTAGCCAGTATCTCAAAATTCGATACACCATAAATTAACATTATAAACTGATTTTGATAAATACGATATATTCTTTTTCAGAAAATGTCGACAAACCAGCCTTCTTTGCATTCTTGAAGAGTGATCTTACTTCATCCGGTACGCAAGTCATCAAGTTTCAAGATGCAAGGATTAACATAGGTAACCACtacaacccaacaacgggtatCTTTACAGCACCGATACAGGGAATTTACCAGATATCATGTACTATTGTCGGATACGATACCCATGTGTTTTACTATATGATTACAGTTAACGGGAGCCCATACACTTTGGGAAACACAAGCAGTGGAGGATCGTATAACTCTCAAACCTCAACAGTTCTGATGAATCTGAAGAAAGGGGACCGAGTGTATGTGGAACATCGAGGTGGATCCCAGAAAGCTCACGCTAACACCAATACTTATTTTTCTGGATATTTACTGCAATAAATAGCTCTGAAAGTTGAAGTAttcgtctttttttttcttcaaacatgttttaaaagaTGGCATAAAAGTATACTAAAAAATGTACATTCAGtgcaacaaatgttttttttctcctTATATATTCAATCAGAACAAAGCAAAATAAACCCTTTTTAACCTTTTATCAGTCATAGGACACTTTACAAATCATTATAACAGGTCAGGATGTAAACATGAACTTTAATCAATTGACCAATCAATCAAATGAATCACAATGCATTGAAGGCTACTACAGTTTTTCTTTCAATTAACTACACGTAAaaattaaaagctaaaacacaacaaacgaatagaaaacaactgtcgtattcctttcttgatacagacatttctttattttgaaaagtgtggatcaaacctggttatatagctagCTTAGCACCTCACTTTTGATcaaaatagacataataggtaaaaattccaaaatagggatacagcagtcaacattgtgttaattttaccttaatcactataaaacaaacaaatatgccaacaaagaaaaacaaaatggtatgtaaacaaagcacataagcaaacatgaacaacaaaaatacataaaatgacCATAACACAACAACACTATGGTGGGATGCATAAGTTCCGAACCACACCAAAAGGACATAACCATAAATGGACTCACAGTAAGggttaattatttaaaaagaccAATAAAAGAACACTAGAAAATGGGCCACTTTTCATGTATCTCAGAATTTgatatttaacatttgttttcatcAAATGTTATAAGGATATGAAGTataaccaattttatttgctaattgaaaattaagcggaataaaataatttaagaaagcAGAGAAGATAATTTCGTTTTAATTGGTTATTACTAACCGACTTAAATAAAAGAGTGAGCTATTAATACTCTAAACGGATGATGTCTCTAGTCTGGTCAAAGGGTCAGAGTGCCCTACTTAATTaaacgataaa
The window above is part of the Mytilus galloprovincialis chromosome 4, xbMytGall1.hap1.1, whole genome shotgun sequence genome. Proteins encoded here:
- the LOC143072818 gene encoding complement C1q-like protein 3; translation: MLSRRLVISLVCLSVDIGITASCISEDLLRTLLAIKGSCKQENVDKPAFFAFLKSDLTSSGTQVIKFQDARINIGNHYNPTTGIFTAPIQGIYQISCTIVGYDTHVFYYMITVNGSPYTLGNTSSGGSYNSQTSTVLMNLKKGDRVYVEHRGGSQKAHANTNTYFSGYLLQ